A stretch of Mytilus edulis chromosome 11, xbMytEdul2.2, whole genome shotgun sequence DNA encodes these proteins:
- the LOC139494675 gene encoding zinc finger protein 45-like, with translation MAEIMLSEPTIAEAHVKMRTHTGDKPYKCDICGYSYYESSNLQKHTTTHTYTCEMCGEAFANHATLKVHIVIHSGDAPYKCNICGKEFAQKSTLKKHILTHSGEKPFKCETCGQGFTQSHNLYSHMTKHTDLADYKPYHCEICSEGFKQRNYFQRHMRTHHGDKPYTCGICGKGFSKNAYLKIHIRIHTGDKPYTCDTCGKRFYTSSTLNKHKRTHTGDKPYKCGICDKGFYEKNYLQTHMRIHTGEEPYQCDICGKRSKQSSDMLRHTRTHTGEKSYQCDICGKAFVQGSALQRHMRTHTGDKPFKCDECGKRFSDSTRLKTHIRTHTGDKPYKCDVCGKEFSDGSQMNPHMRTHSGYKHFKCKICEKEFSHCNSLKKHMKSHNKPYKCDICGKGFSQSMYGLKKHMKSHTHPAD, from the coding sequence ATGGCGGAAATAATGTTGTCAGAGCCCACAATTGCAGAAGCACATGTTAAGATGAGAACACACACTGGtgataaaccttataaatgtgataTATGTGGTTATAGTTATTACGAGAGTTCAAACTTACAGAAACACACAACAACACACACTTATACATGTGAAATGTGTGGGGAAGCATTTGCTAATCATGCAACCTTAAAGGTACACATTGTAATACATTCGGGTGATGCACCTTATAAATGTAATATATGTGGTAAAGAGTTTGCTCAGAAATCAACCTTAAAGAAACACATATTAACACACAGTGGTGAAAAACCTTTTAAATGTGAAACGTGTGGTCAAGGATTTACTCAAAGTCATAACTTGTATAGCCACATGACAAAACACACTGATCTTGCTGATTATAAACCTTATCATTGTGAAATATGTAGTGAAGGGTTCAAACAGAGAAATTATTTTCaaagacacatgagaacacaccATGGGGACAAACCTTATACATGTGGCATATGCGGTAAAGGGTTTTCTAAAAATGCATACTTAAAGATACACATAAGAATACACACCGGTGATAAACCATATACATGTGATACATGTGGTAAAAGGTTTTACACAAGTTCaactttaaataaacacaaaAGAACACACACTGGTGATAAACCGTATAAATGTGGAATATGTGATAAAGGGTTTTATGAGAAGAACTATTTGCAGACACATATGAGAATACACACGGGTGAAGAACCTTACCAATGTGATATATGTGGAAAACGGAGTAAACAAAGTAGTGATATGCTGAGGCACACGAGAACACACACGGGTGAAAAATCATACCaatgtgatatatgtggtaaagcGTTTGTTCAAGGTTCAGCCTTacagagacacatgagaacacacacTGGAGATAAACCTTTTAAATGTGATGAATGCGGTAAACGTTTCTCTGATAGTACACGCTTGAAGACCCACATAAGAACACACACTGGagataaaccttataaatgtgatgtatgtggcAAAGAGTTTAGTGATGGTTCACAAATGAATCCACACATGAGAACACACAGTggttataaacattttaaatgtaaaatttgtgAAAAGGAATTTAGTCATTGTAATAGTTTAAAGAAACACATGAAATCACACaataaaccttataaatgtgataTATGTGGGAAGGGATTTAGTCAGAGTATGTATGGTTTAAAGAAACACATGAAATCACACACTCATCCTGCTGATTAA